From Trichoderma atroviride chromosome 1, complete sequence, one genomic window encodes:
- a CDS encoding uncharacterized protein (TransMembrane:5 (o12-34i54-75o95-119i131-152o190-209i)), with product MESELSPKFAPFIGMTGIAAAMIFGSIGAAYGTVKSGIGIASVAAFRPDLIIRCLIPVVMSGIIAVYSLVIAVLIAQDIQPPSANNEAYTLFASFMHFTCGLVVGLTGLAAGYCIGIVGDNGVRAYMKQSRVYIGMILILIFGEVLGLYGYANYGLILFPGRQKLSIMLEQTDCRPIAQLSKQGGNQLPFFPFYSITAMAHFVSQLGYAQ from the exons ATGGAGTCTGAGCTGAGCCCCAAGTTCGCTCCCTTCATAGGGATG ACTGGTATCGCTGCAGCCATGATCTTCGGAT CTATCGGCGCTGCGTACGGCACTGTCAAGTCTGGTATTGGCATTGCTAGTGTTGCAGCTTTCCGACCAGATCTTATCATCAGG TGTCTGATTCCAGTTGTCATGTCTGGTATCATTGCCGTTTACTCGCTCGTCATAGCAGTTCTCATCGCTCAGGACATTCAACCTCCTTCCGCAAACAACGAAGCCTATACTTTATTCGC TAGCTTTATGCATTTTACGTGCGGCCTGGTGGTTGGCTTGACCGGCCTGGCTGCGGGCTATTGCATCGGAATCGTGGGCGATAACGGTGTCCGCGCATACATGAAGCAATCGAGAGTCTACATTGGCATGATTCTCATTCTGATTTTTGGAGAAGTCCTTGGTCTATACGGGTACGCAAATTATGGCCTGATACTTTTCCCTGGGCGTCAAAAACTAAGCATCATGTTGGAACAGACTGATTGTCGCCCTATTGCTCAACTCTCGAAGCAGGGGGGTAATCAGCTGCCCTTTTTTCCATTCTACTCTATAACAGCCATGGCACATTTCGTGTCGCAACTTGGATATGCACAATAA
- a CDS encoding uncharacterized protein (EggNog:ENOG41): MSRLFQIVRPAFKLSYQIIPDGEEPLYKVKNLPLPGNRPDLALHSGPDLATPILVSCYMPKFSRHCKIGFGDPTSGEPIVWEDFFKPKKSSCERNISVSFSSGDVVSETGKGEREQFTWKRTNHVCVPGKKFHAATKRNRKLIDERGEVVAIFTHDLKVGVEGWLQINVDRGRDFDVLVMITVLAICEKIRRQ; encoded by the coding sequence ATGTCTCGGCTATTCCAGATTGTGCGACCCGCCTTCAAGCTCTCCTACCAGATAATCCCCGACGGCGAGGAGCCTCTCTACAAGGTCAAGAACCTGCCGCTGCCCGGGAACCGCCCGGATCTCGCGCTTCACAGCGGGCCTGACCTGGCCACGCCCATCCTAGTTTCGTGCTACATGCCCAAGTTCTCGCGGCACTGCAagattggctttggcgatCCCACCAGCGGCGAGCCCATCGTCTGGGAAGACTTTttcaagcccaagaagagcagctgcGAGCGCAACATCTCCGTCTCCTTCTCGAGCGGCGACGTCGTCTCCGAGACGGGCAAAGGCGAGCGAGAACAGTTCACCTGGAAACGCACCAATCACGTCTGTGTACCTGGCAAGAAGTTCCACGCCGCCACTAAGCGGAATAGAAAGCTCATTGACGAGCGCGGCGAAGTGGTCGCTATTTTCACACACGATTTGAAGGTTGGAGTCGAGGGGTGGCTGCAGATTAATGTTGACCGCGGCCGCGACTTTGACGTGCTAGTTATGATTACGGTGTTGGCGATTTGTGAAAAGATACGACGGCAATGA
- a CDS encoding uncharacterized protein (EggNog:ENOG41) encodes MSEVASCSVLRYFLQYNVAQIIRVMRVRHAACEPCRRAKLACGHERPCTRCRSRNQMDHCVYRDRPFRRKIHSDRIRKQSIGGSICVDALTTPPLEASPISGVLCTSSSQPRRYPNPGFLGVPSHATIFNHVSSRAPTGMVVAQQEEATLSPMSSSPSDAFMIDQTTLDKANHALSLLDQLQVSALASLVRFWLKKGVNLALAEPFVETCVDAAVDWRDLSTLPAGSNATTQRARDLLENSHRPLTFHQHSTPSEYLQQMTGKNLRWESLGIFLTAASRAALDTSSFAPLYNSDERRRGLIKALMYLGDCCLETCLALDCLNDLQLVLQYENLIVHSQVDGDQSYHSWRRMGDVASSLFALGYHEKIEADSSDVPLFVAELRRSCFARVFAADKSLAVFLGRPPRVTKEFCYFQVPLTMASAWNDADGTIKRDSNSPLSYQIISGREPNDEQTLNYTSDTVCSAVFALLKEEVLQLFRKRHAFCETGIVNDLRQRIDQQWQDLPAHYRLTTGLKDCPLGPFSRDFLAGARLEYLHTHFLLGFLSQRKVAEPDEALLKTASEMLSIVVEIIILRDRMANSGTCLIWKVAQYGLPAAGFICLALLSSTNPDSHQFSRSKMIQDLSVLVAEITIGAWIQPGEPNYALFAQATRTIQSLLDSLTAAKEQTSKTSDSQQLINADGADSNWDPYINSQSWELEMDFWASLAEHPTLIN; translated from the exons ATGAGCGAAGTCGCATCTTGCTCCGTCTTACGATATTTTCTCCAATATAATGTTGCCCAAATTATCAGAGTAATGAGAGTCCGACATGCTGCCTGTGAGCCCTGCCGACGGGCAAAGCTGGCCTGCGGCCATGAAAGGCCTTGCACCCGATGCCGCAGCCGCAACCAGATGGACCATTGTGTATACCGGGATCGGCCGTTTAGGAGGAAGATACACAGCGATCGAATTAGAAAGCAGAG CATTGGAGGGTCGATATGTGTAGATGCTCTGACCACTCCACCCTTGGAGGCGTCTCCAATCTCAGGCGTGTTGTGCACGTCTTCGTCCCAGCCACGACGGTATCCAAATCCGGGCTTTCTCGGGGTGCCTAGCCATGCCACCATTTTCAACCACGTGTCTTCCCGTGCTCCCACCGGCATGGTCGTTGCTCAGCAAGAGGAAGCAACACTTTCACCCATGTCCAGTTCTCCATCAGACGCGTTCATGATTGATCAGACAACGCTTGATAAAGCAAACCATGCTTTGAGTCTGTTGGACCAGCTGCAAGTTTCCGCGCTGGCGTCTCTAGTGCGCTTTTGGCTTAAAAAGGGGGTCAACCTAGCTTTGGCAGAGCCATTCGTCGAGACGTGcgtcgatgctgctgtcGACTGGAGAGATCTGTCGACTCTTCCTGCGGGTAGCAATGCTACTACTCAAAGAGCGAGGGACTTGTTGGAAAACTCGCACAGGCCGCTTACTTTCCATCAGCACTCCACACCATCTGAATATCTGCAACAGATGACCGGAAAGAACCTTCGATGGGAAAGTCTCGGAATCTTCCTTACAGCAGCGAGTAGAGCTGCGTTGGACACCTCCTCGTTTGCTCCACTTTACAACAGCGATGAGCGGCGTCGCGGACTGATCAAGGCATTAATGTACCTTGGAGACTGCTGCTTGGAAACATGCCTTGCTTTGGACTGTCTCAATGATTTGCAGCTAGTGTTGCAGTATGAAAATCTCATTGTACACTCGCAAGTCGACGGGGATCAGA GCTACCACTCTTGGCGACGGATGGGCGATGTGGCCAGCTCGTTATTCGCACTCGGCTACCATGAAAAGATTGAAGCAGACTCTTCAGACGTTCCGTTATTTGTCGCTGAGCTGCGGAGGTCTTGCTTTGCGCGCGTCTTTGCTGCGGACAAGAGCTTGGCTGTATTCCTGGGCCGGCCCCCGCGGGTTACCAAAGAATTTTGCTATTTCCAGGTCCCATTGACGATGGCGAGTGCTTGGAACGACGCTGATGGTACAATAAAAAGAGACAGCAACAGTCCTTTGTCCTACCAAATAATAAGTGGCCGGGAACCAAACGACGAGCAGACTTTAAACTATACGTCAGACACTGTTTGTTCAGCCGTTTTTGCGCTCCTCAAGGAGGAAGTTCTTCAACTGTTTCGCAAGCGCCATGCGTTCTGCGAGACAGGCATTGTCAA TGACCTTCGCCAGAGGATTGATCAGCAATGGCAGGATTTGCCTGCGCATTATCGTCTCACCACCGGCCTTAAAGACTGCCCCCTAGGGCCTTTTTCGAGAGATTTCTTAGCGGGGGCTCGGCTAGAATATCTTCACACACACTTTCTACTTGGATTCCTATCGCAGCGCAAGGTAGCTGAACCTGACGAGGCACTTCTGAAGACTGCGAGCGAGATGCTTTCGATTGTGGTCGAGATCATTATCCTGCGGGATCGGATGGCAAATTCAGGGACATGCCTTATTTGGAAG GTTGCCCAATACGGACTGCCGGCCGCAGGCTTCATATGTCTTGCGCTTTTGAGCTCGACAAACCCCGACTCGCATCAATTCTCCCGATCAAAGATGATTCAAGACCTCAGCGTCCTCGTTGCAGAGATTACAATCGGCGCATGGATCCAGCCCGGAGAGCCCAACTACGCTCTCTTCGCGCaggcgacgaggacgataCAGAGCCTACTCGACTCGCTGACTGCGGCAAAGGAGCAAACTTCCAAGACAAGTGATTCCCAGCAGTTGATAAATGCCGATGGAGCGGACAGTAACTGGGATCCGTATATTAATTCTCAATCTTGGGAACTTGAGATGGACTTTTGGGCCAGCTTGGCGGAACACCCTACCTTGATTAATTGA
- a CDS encoding uncharacterized protein (TransMembrane:4 (o35-57i78-97o117-137i149-175o)) produces the protein MYDQDVFASVERCPMYSVSAFREAKFTATDTLQSFFAAMGIAFAIIFTTFGAAYGTAKSSIAIFSAGVLHPDRLMQNTLCSIMAQILSIYGLVAAVIMSNSVKEKMAAHTGFMQLGAGMAVGLCGLAAGFAIGIIGDAGVRASSQQPRLYVGMVLILIFAEVLGLYGVIVSILMITKSNEDVTVCRY, from the exons ATGTATGACCAAGATGTTTTTGCCTCGGTGGAGCGGTG TCCCATGTATTCTGTTAGTGCTTTCCGAGAGGCAAAATTTACAGCAACTGATACTCTGCAGTCCTTCTTCGCAGCGATGGGAATCGCATTCGCAATCATATTCACAACATTTGGCGCAGCCTATGGCACTGCCAAATCGtccattgccatcttctctgcCGGTGTCCTTCATCCCGATCGATTGATGCAGAATAC TCTATGCTCAATCATGGCTCAAATCCTGTCCATATATGGACTCGTTGCCGCAGTCATCATGTCCAACAGCGTTAAAGAGAAAATGGCCGCCCACACAGGTTTTATGCAGCTTGGTGCCGGAATGGCTGTTGGCCTGTGTGGGTTGGCCGCTGGTTTTGCGATTGGTATCATTGGAGATGCCGGTG TGCGAGCGAGTTCCCAACAGCCTCGACTGTATGTTGGAATGGTTCTCATCCTTATTTTTGCCGAAGTCCTGGGCCTCTATGGAGTCATCGTCTCGATTCTCATGATTACAAAGTCCAACGAAGATGTCACTGTGTGCAGATACTAG
- a CDS encoding uncharacterized protein (EggNog:ENOG41~TransMembrane:1 (n5-16c22/23o344-363i)~SECRETED:SignalP(1-21)), with amino-acid sequence MAAMILSILAVSISAAPQIAGSSPIPAVYRHMSEQWIAAVDDWLRLQSSKHRKLVHYQVSCLIYIARRMHVVNKKRFWKDTGSLIQDAITDGLHRNPPLTDTLFIREMKKRIWFTVRELELQNSFECGLLTLLHNIECDVEAPVNLADEDFDDATVHSPIERLPNYYTESSYQFHSFRSWSLRLEISRRLFGSGAFRIPEYDEVLRYTHEITKAINDLPPWGSCRAGDKRDPYLFLTFSMLEFQLKECLLALHRPYIDRDDGKYPLSENICYQTSREILFSNIGLANLGVQSLAQLREDLSLSSLHMTRITLLQPEGSASIIMSNAMSTVDLLEQCLPIIEDKYLRVADPWIFFIMCTAIMLIKMHLGKESRQTAKSSCARRFLDLYYKNVWMRQPADLAQQQAITQEIVNQTNAAACPPSSADGSALPTSVWLDSSYPDIGNDPFDLAVGLDDVWDESGFPLPGFPNC; translated from the exons ATGGCAGCCATGATTCTCTCCATACTTGCTGTATCAATCAGTGCCGCCCCTCAAATTGCTGGTTCTTCGCCAATTCCAGCCGTCTATCGACACATGTCTGAGCAATGGATTGCCGCGGTTGACGATTGGCTAAGGCTACAGAGCTCGAAGCATCGCAAGTTGGTGCACTATCAAGTTTCTTGTTTGATATACATTGCTAGGAGGATGCATGTGGTTAACAAGAAGAGGTTTTGGAAAGATACCGGGTCTCTCATTCAAGATGCCATCACGGATGGGCTACACCGCAATCCTCCTTTGACGGATACGCTTTTTATaagggagatgaagaagcggATATGGTTTACCGTTCGCGAACTGGAGCTCCAAAACTCGTTTGAATGTGGCCTGCTTACCCTTCTCCATAACATTGAGTGCGACGTCGAGGCACCTGTCAATCTTGCAGACGAGGATTTTGACGATGCAACCGTGCACTCGCCCATTGAAAGGCTGCCAAACTACTACACAGAATCTTCCTATCAGTTTCACAGCTTTCGAAGTTGGTCACTTCGCCTCGAGATATCCCGGCGGCTTTTTGGATCAGGGGCTTTTAGGATTCCCGAGTATGACGAAGTCCTGCGCTATACTCATGAGATAACAAAGGCAATCAATGATCTCCCGCCTTGGGGGAGTTGCAGGGCTGGCGATAAAAGGGACCCATATCTCTTTTTGACGTTTTCCATGTTGGAGTTTCAGCTCAAGGAGTGTCTTTTGGCTCTACATCGGCCGTACATCGATAGGGATGATGGGAAATATCCACTGTCAGAGAACATTTGCTATCAAACGTCCCGCGAGATACTTTTTTCGAATATCGGACTGGCGAATTTGGGAGTGCAAAGCCTAGCACAGCTTCGAGAAGATTTGTCTCTTTCGTCGCTGCATATGACTCGCATCACCCTGCTACAGCCAGAAG GCTCAGCTAGTATCATCATGTCAAATGCAATGTCGACTGTCGATCTGCTCGAGCAATGTCTCCCCATAATAGAGGACAAATACCTCCGCGTCGCTGATCCCTGGATATTTTTCATCATGTGCACAGCCATCATGCTTATTAAAATGCATCTTGGGAAAGAGTCTCGACAGACAGCCAAGTCGTCTTGCGCACGCAGATTCCTCGATCTGTACTACAAGAATGTGTGGATGCGGCAGCCCGCGGAtcttgctcagcagcaggcgaTTACTCAAGAGATTGTCAACCAAACAAAT GCTGCCGCCTGTCCGCCATCTTCCGCGGACGGAAGTGCACTTCCTACGTCAGTGTGGCTCGATAGTAGCTATCCCGAT ATTGGAAATGATCCCTTCGATCTCGCTGTCGGGCTGGACGACGTATGGGACGAATCGGGATTTCCACTGCCGGGGTTTCCAAACTGCTAA
- a CDS encoding uncharacterized protein (EggNog:ENOG41): protein MTGTFRHVAKATFLVSKKEGLSDEEFRKYYTEVHAPMALDFCKRYGVLDYSIHFNTEAERAVTRAAFGNKTSFINCDAITTFVFPNMESLLASFADPEYETKLGPDEKNFANDQKLQFAVSDEFVLLAGGQEQTN, encoded by the exons ATGACAGGCACATTTCGACATGTAGCCAAGGCTACATTTCTAGTCTCCAAGAAAGAGGGACTGAGCGATGAAGAGTTTCGGAAGTATTATACCGAGGTTCACGCTCCCATGGCTCTCGACTTCTGTAAGCGATACGGTGTGCTCGATTACTCTATT CATTTCAATACCGAGGCTGAAAGAGCAGTTACCCGAGCCGCCTTTGGCAACAAGACCTCATTCATCAATTGCGACGCCATCACTACCTTTGTCTTCCCCAACATGGAATCGCTGCTTGCGTCATTCGCAGATCCGGAATATGAGACGAAGCTGGGCCCCGACGAGAAAAACTTCGCCAATGACCAAAAGTTACAGTTTGCCGTAAGCGACGAATTCGTGCTGCTGGCAGGCGGACAGGAGCAAACGAATTGa
- a CDS encoding uncharacterized protein (EggNog:ENOG41~TransMembrane:12 (i12-31o51-68i80-105o111-132i139-159o171-191i212-235o247-266i278-296o302-325i337-360o366-391i)) — protein sequence MSSQRGGLKAWLVVLGCWCTSFASFGYVNSFGVYETYYLQTFLSDRSPSDVAWIGAIQAFAQFSAAMVSGPIADRHGPMVVIWPCSVLLVVAMMLTSLCTEFYQFILCQGIFLGFSSGLIFTPAISVVGHYFHKRRPIAIAFATTGSPLGGLIYPVIMTNLLKNKNVGFPWGQRVCGFLTLFLLAIAAVAIRPTSLRRKGPLILPEAFKIPAFSLQVAGMFMVILGLWTPYFYLADYGSAHGMSENLASYLFAIINAGSFGGRIFAGTVARKLGQFNVIAVAAYASAILLFCWLKITSSAGLIVLSILFGASSGIVIAMMMSTLAQTADHPSKIGTYLGMSTFLIGFGGLAGTPITGALIERYHGYSQGIIFSGAVLMAGAVFLTCARFAFSKDKLIV from the exons ATGAGTTCCCAGAGGGGGGGCCTCAAGGCCTGGCTGGTTGTTCTGGGATGCTGGTGCACATCGTTTGCATCTTTTGGCTATGTCAATTCTTTTGG AGTCTACGAAACGTACTATCTGCAGACATTTCTGTCTGACCGTTCTCCGTCAGACGTTGCCTGGATCGGCGCGATTCAAGCGTTTGCGCAGTTCTCGGCGGCCATGGTTAGCGGCCCAATCGCTGATCGACACGGGCCTATG GTTGTCATCTGGCCATGCTCCGTTCTCCTCGTTGTAGCCATGATGCTTACGAGCCTCTGCACCGAATTCTACCAGTTCATCCTGTGTCAAGGAATCTTTCTAGGCTTCTCATCCGGCCTGATATTCACTCCCGCAATATCAGTCGTTGGACATTATTTCCACAAGAGACGTCCTATAGCCATCGCTTTTGCCACCACTGGCTCTCCTCTTGGAGGACTCATCTATCCGGTCATCATGACAAACCTgctgaaaaacaaaaatgtTGGATTCCCATGGGGTCAGCGCGTGTGTGGTTTCTTGACTTTGTTTTTGCTCGCTATTGCAGCAGTCGCCATCCGACCAACATCATTAAGGAGAAAGGGGCCTCTGATTCTTCCAGAGGCATTCAAGATTCCTGCTTTCTCTCTACAAGTTGCAGGCATGTTCATGGTCATCCTGGGGCTCTGGACGCCGTACTTTTACCTAGCAGATTATGGTTCGGCCCATGGGATGTCCGAAAATCTTGCATCATATTTATTCGCCATAATTAATGCAGGTTCGTTTGGGGGTCGAATCTTTGCCGGCACCGTTGCTCGGAAACTCGGCCAGTTCAACgtcattgctgttgctgcttaCGCCTCAGCCATATTGCTATTCTGCTGGCTCAAGATCACTTCATCGGCAGGGTTAATTGTCTTGTCTATACTATTTGGCGCTTCAAGCGGTATTGTCAttgcgatgatgatgtccACTCTTGCGCAAACGGCAGACCACCCGAGCAAG ATTGGAACGTATCTAGGAATGTCTACCTTTCTCATTGGATTCGGCGGTCTGGCTGGCACACCAATCACTGGAGCTCTGATTGAGAGATACCATGGCTACTCTCAAGGCATCATTTTCAGTGGAGCTGTCCTCATGGCCGGAGCTGTGTTTCTCACCTGTGCCAGATTTGCGTTCTCCAAAGACAAGCTCATCGTATAG
- a CDS encoding uncharacterized protein (SECRETED:SignalP(1-19)), with translation MVSAKIIAAVAGLAVSVSAAAIEKRASSCVYTCGSTCYWQSDITAALNKGYSLYSSGSEEDSYPHQYNDYEGFSFPTSGPWYEFPILNSFDVYTGGSPGADRVIFDSDGNFDSVITHTGASGDDFVACKKD, from the exons ATGGTCAGCGCCAAG atcatcgccgccgttgCCGGCCTCGCTGTCAGcgtctctgctgccgctaTCGAGAAgcgtgcttcttcttgtgtTTACACTTGCGGTAGCACCTGCTACTGGCAGTCCGACATCACCGCTGCCCTGAACAAAGGATACAGCCTGTACTCTTCCGGTAGCGAGGAGG ACTCCTACCCCCACCAGTACAACGACTACGAGGGCTTCAGCTTCCCTACCTCTGGTCCCTGGTACGAGTTCCCCATCCTGAACAGCTTCGACGTCTACACTGGCGGCAGCCCCGGCGCCGACCGTGTCATCTTCGACTCCGATGGCAACTTTGACTCCGTCATCACCCACACTGGTGCTAGCGGCGACGACTTTGTTGCTTGCAAGAAGGACTAA
- a CDS encoding uncharacterized protein (EggNog:ENOG41), producing MSSLIHSPPGNGPSHEDRVGRPMVRYLLDTYSMEQIQKLLEEEACALPLLPSRSSPLQEDDAGDDVDSTSPEFEPSPIPTGSLFTIAPSLDTLGTAFKPIKETFFATLAATQQRREMLTAEKALLNLANDSVAEIVGEENTGDLRIEKPPKKKEYICGFCSEYGIYKRLSRPSDLKRHLESTHHTNNLWVCPKANCRRVFQWLGAFKEHARCYHKVRVRIYDAEVITLCPQTVFACGFEGCSQVYEAPSEFEVSPARDTYIAHVVTHLQSILDKPRAWSFTCRMRNLLRQSALSNIWRHLSPTYDENQQLNWDARSSSVLQKLLETRHLGSPIDLMRNAIALGSGPCREVQLAQGNAVLPILGECQAEVHQIDLLADMPADMPAVQATPSPAEPGDDTAESATANCSESLVAPNHSDALQSVYRLEHSHQDAMQEILESLHDQPGEQQYLSEDFTDPMEWIENNDDDGNGII from the exons ATGTCGAGTCTCATACACAGCCCCCCTGGCAATGGCCCGTCGCATGAAGACCGTGTAGGCCGCCCCATGGTCCGATATCTCTTGGATACATATTCCATGGAGCAGATTCAAAAGCtgctcgaagaagaagcatgtGCGCTGCCATTATTGCCATCCCGGTCATCGCCTTTACAAG aagacgatgctggggATGATGTAGATTCTACATCACCCGAATTCGAGCCGAGCCCGATACCTACGGGTTCACTTTTTACAATAGCGCCATCTTTAGATACTCTTGGAACAGCCTTCAAGCCTATCAAGGAGACATTCTTTGCAACGCTTGCTGCTACCCAACAAAGACGAGAAATGCTCACGGCAGAAAAAGCGCTTTTGAACTTGGCAAATGACAGCGTCGCAGAGATCGTGGGCGAAGAAAACACGGGCGATTTAAGAATAGAGAAAcctccaaagaagaaggagtaCATCTGTGGCTTCTGTAGCGAATACGGAATCTATAAAAGGCTGTCGAGGCCGAGCGACCTGAAGCGTCACTTGGAAAGCACGCACCATACCAACAATCTGTGGGTCTGCCCCAAAGCCAACTGCCGGAGGGTCTTTCAGTGGCTGGGAGCCTTCAAAGAGCACGCCAGATGTTATCACAAGGTACGCGTTAGGATTTACGATGCCGAGGTTATCACGCTTTGTCCCCAGACTGTCTTTGCGTGCGGCTTTGAAGGCTGCAGCCAAGTCTACGAGGCACCATCGGAGTTTGAAGTGAGCCCAGCAAGAGACACATACATCGCCCACGTCGTCACCCATTTGCAGAGTATCCTGGATAAGCCCAGAGCATGGTCCTTCACATGTAGGATGCGCAACTTGCTTCGTCAAAGTGCTTTGTCCAATATTTGGCGGCATCTATCACCTACATACGACGAAAATCAGCAGCTAAACTGGGATGCACGGTCAAGCAGCGTGCTTCAAAAGCTTCTAGAGACAAGACACCTCGGCAGCCCGATTGACTTGATGCGCAATGCCATTGCATTGGGATCCGGTCCCTGCAGAGAAGTTCAGCTTGCCCAAGGCAACGCTGTATTGCCCATTCTTGGTGAGTGCCAAGCGGAGGTGCATCAGATCGATTTGCTTGCCGATATGCCTGCCGATATGCCCGCCGTTCAAGCCACTCCTTCGCCAGCGGAGCCTGGTGACGACACTGCGGAATCTGCCACCGCCAACTGCAGTGAATCTTTGGTTGCTCCCAATCATAGTGATGCACTGCAAAGTGTCTATCGACTAGAGCATTCGCATCAGGACGCGATGCAAGAGATACTGGAGTCTCTTCATGACCAGCCTGGAGAGCAGCAATACCTTTCGGAAGATTTTACAGACCCAATGGAGTGGATTGAGAacaatgacgacgacggcaatgGCATTATCTAG
- a CDS encoding uncharacterized protein (EggNog:ENOG41), which yields MLSSDSHETQICHHRDDILPTLGLCTKLPAPLDFHKVQANNHLDALPNELLGMIVYKAINNPFDIYATLANVRTISRIARTCRRLYSVANPILYRWSIRHGSCTGLFWAARKDRVDVFKRFVEGGASVNMVVTDRTPAMTAVTFSSTDIVRYLLTLPEVDWNRTSTHHGMAPLHVAMACPTEITKLLLTCKDVSIDEKTGWERHTALHYASMNNMVSEAKTLLERGADPDARTHCGWSPLNFAAARGHTDMVRLLLETGKVNINVNPEDGQPPLAAAAVKGHKEVFDMLISHPDIDIEVVLSCDYTKRNMDEIPSDLFNRLIMEVAGVVEGDEQ from the coding sequence ATGCTTTCTTCCGATTCTCACGAAACTCAAATCTGCCACCATCGCGATGATATACTTCCAACGCTTGGTCTCTGTACCAAACTGCCTGCCCCTCTTGATTTCCACAAAGTCCAGGCCAACAACCATCTCGATGCTTTGCCCAACGAACTCCTAGGGATGATTGTATATAAAGCGATCAATAATCCGTTCGACATTTATGCTACCTTGGCCAATGTTCGGACAATCTCACGCATTGCTCGCACTTGTAGGCGTCTATACTCTGTTGCCAACCCGATTCTCTACAGGTGGAGCATCCGGCACGGCAGCTGTACTGGTCTCTTCTGGGCGGCTAGGAAGGATAGAGTCGATGTATTCAAGCGATTTGTGGAAGGCGGAGCATCGGTCAATATGGTAGTTACCGATCGGACTCCTGCAATGACCGCGGTGACATTTAGCAGCACCGATATTGTGCGCTATCTGTTGACTCTTCCCGAAGTCGACTGGAACCGAACAAGCACACATCATGGCATGGCACCACTGCATGTGGCCATGGCGTGTCCGACGGAAATCACGAAGCTGCTGTTGACTTGCAAGGATGTGTCGATAGATGAGAAGACTGGGTGGGAAAGACACACAGCTCTCCATTATGCCTCAATGAATAATATGGTTTCCGAAGCAAAAACTCTGCTCGAGAGAGGCGCCGATCCAGATGCTCGAACTCACTGCGGCTGGTCACCGCTCAATTTTGCAGCAGCTCGGGGTCATACAGACATGGTCCGCCTGCTCCTCGAGACCGGCAAGGTCAATATCAACGTGAACCCTGAAGATGGTCAGCCGCCTCTagccgcagcagccgtcAAGGGGCACAAAGAGGTATTCGACATGCTCATCTCGCATCCGGATATCGACATTGAGGTTGTTTTGAGCTGCGACTATACAAAGAGGAATATGGATGAGATACCCTCTGATTTGTTTAACCGTCTGATTATGGAAGTGGCGGGGGTGGTTGAAGGCGACGAGCAGTGA